The following nucleotide sequence is from Mangifera indica cultivar Alphonso chromosome 1, CATAS_Mindica_2.1, whole genome shotgun sequence.
CACCGCTGTCCACCATTGCCAGCACTTCATGCCCGTTCACCGTCGCCTGCACGTACAACAACCCACTGTACTCGCATCCttggtttataatttttgttgcaCGCAAAAGCTATCGTTGCTCCACATTTGGGAGGTATTTACCAACCCAAATCATCGGACAGGATACTGGCTCCAggattttctttcatttttaggCGGGTGTGGCGAATGTTAGCAAGCTTAATACACCCATTTCAAACTAAAATACTGAATTGGTGAAAGCATCAGAGGCCTGAAGATACACAGTTCACAAAGTGGTGCAAATTACCAGAATTAACAAGAAGCAACGCACATATAGCATGCAAAAATTACCAGAATTAAGGGGCGCAGGATCCGATTCAAGCAGCAGCCCCAACTCCTTTCTTGTCAGCAACAACATTGAGAATTGTATGCAGACCAAAGCAAAGATAGACATATGCATGCCCTCCTTTTCTAAACTAAATTCCCGGGAAACAAACAAACTTCCATATAAGTCTAGGCACATTTAACAGCAGCTAATGAGAATAAGAAGctcaatattttgttttagcCACTCACATCACAACTGAGGCTTCCCTTACTGTAACTCTAAATCTAACATGACATGCCGGATCATTTGGCCTATAAGCTTCTACCTATCATAACCCTAACTCTCCATTGAATTTTCAAcacaaatatcattattttccatttgaagaaataaaaaaattgaaaagtttaaataaaatccCGTTTATGCAACTGATTATTAAACAACTGAGGGCCAAAGAGTTGAACAATTaccaagaattaaaaaaaattttaaaaatcaaccTTTCAGCAAAAATTAGGAAAGGGGTATTCAAATAAACCGGAAAATGCACaaaaggtatttaaataaaattaaccttatatatatgtatataatttaaatgcatcaaaaatatattaatatgtaatgtaatattatttaattatataatttatatatctaaattatataaaaaaaatatataaacgtaattttattatttaaataaactaacttttgatttctttattttttttacttacaTTTTCCCGGGAATCAAACAGAGACCAAGTCACATCGTTACCTCAGTCACTTGAAGAACGACGTCGTATCTCCTCAGAAACTTCCCAAGCAAACCAGCGGCAAGATCGAAAGCACAACTTGGAAGAACTGAGGAGGTAAATCGTTACTTTCGCACACGATGGAACTCAGTCGGGAGCCAAGTTAGTTATGGGGTTTGGCGGAAGTAGACCGGAAGTTCACTGATTTGGAGAGTCAACTCGTCCCAGTATCCGAGTCATGGCCCGAATCTGTTGCTGTTGAAATTGGCTTCCCGGGTTTGAGCTTGCGACACGTTTGGATCGCTGAGTTCGCTTCATTTCCACTCGGATTGACCCAGGAACGAGGAGACGAGTAAACCTTTTGGCGGGAATTTGTTAAATCGTGACAACTTCATGAGCTTAGGGTCTTTTTGTCACTTTGTAAACCTAGCGTACTCCCTTAATAGTACGACATAGTTACGACTTAGGAAGGACATTTTTACAACCCGAAGGTTTAGATAAATATCAGTCAACTCCCACTTGTTTTAGAGACTGAACAATCACCCAAAGCCTAAACTGACACTTCGGGAAACCCTAAAACAGCACGATTCTAGACTCTTCTTAAGCTCATTCCCTTTAGTTTGGAGCTCGGACTTTCCAGACCCttctattattttcttctttctcgcTTTTTAACTCTCGTTTCTCATTCGTTTCTCTCACATTCACGATCGAATCCTCTCCacgtttaattaaaattcactGACTAACCCACTTCAATGGCGAAGTACGGTGAGGGAGACAAGCGTTGGATCGTTGAAGACAGACCAGACGGCGCCAATGTCCACAACTGGCACTGGGCAGAAACGGATTGCTTAGAATGGTCGAGAAATTTCTTCAACCAGCACTTAACAAATATCACCGTATTGAATGGCGAAGGAAATCTTTTTATCAAGATCAAGAAGCTTGAAAAGCTGGAGGGTGAAGCTTATGTTAATGTCCGGAAGGGGAAAATTATCCCGGGATATGAATTGAATGTTACCCTTTTGTGGGAGGGCGAAGCAAGGGATTCTGAAGGTGGGGTTTTGTTGAAAGCTGAAGGCTCTGTGGAGATCCCTTATATCTCGGATGAGAATGCTGACGAAAACCCTGAAATTAGGGTTATAGTGAAGGATGAGGGGCCAATCGGGAAGAGATTGAAAGATGCTATGTGGGAGAAAGGGAAAATTTTGATCTTTGAGAAGGTGAGAGGTTACGTCGAGAGTATGGCTAAAGGGGGGCCGTGTAAGGAGGAGTTAGAGACAAAGAAAGTGGCCGCGAAGCCCGAGAAGAAAGTGGAAGCTGGAGGGAGTGTGGTGGTGGAGAAGAAGGAGGTTGCTAAGAAAGAAGTGAAGAAAGatgagaagagaaaagaagggTTTAAGACGATAACTATGACCGAGAAATTTAGTTGTAGAGCTAGGGATTTGTATGAGATAATGATGGATGAGAATAGGTGGAAGGGGTTTACAATGAGTAATGCTAAAATAAGTAAGGAGGTTGGTGGAGAGTTTAGTATTTTTGATGGGTCGGTTACAGGGAAGAATATCGAGTTGCAAGAGGGGAAATTGATTGTGCAAAAATGGAGGTTTGGAAGTTGGCCTGATGGGATAGATTCGACGGTAAGTTTAGTTGGCTTGTGTTTAACTTGGTTAGCTCTGGTGTTATGATTACACTTCCAAGCGTGTTTATATCTCACACTATATgaaacaatttttccttttaagaaCTCTGACACTACTCTTACGGGTACTTCTTTATCTGATGCTTGGTTTCCTGTCATGTCTGCTAGTAGTTCTTGTTTTTCTAATACTACAGGTTCTAAGCATTCCATCCATTCTCCATCCTTGCCCTGCTCTTTTTGTGATGATGAGGCCCCTATTCTCACCCTGCTTCAAACCGTTCTGTGATTTCTGAACCTACTCATGAGATTCCATCTACAAGTGTCATAATTCCTTCAATGATTggattttgtgtttgttttgcaGGTGAGACTCACTTTTGAGGAGCCTGAACCAGGGGTAACCATTGTGAAGTTGAAGCATGTTGATGTTCCTCAAGAAGATAGGTTAGTTTTAGTTGATGGGTTTGTTTTATTTGCGATAGGTTTAGCTTGATTGATATGATAGGTATTGATTTTGATTCGAATGTTTGATTTTTCCATTACAGATATGGGAATTCAACAGTTGTGGAAAACACTGAGAGAGGATGGCGGGATCTTATATTCCACAAAATACGAGCAGTGTTTGGTTTTGGAatatgattctttttcttttctgttccAAGTGAAGTCACAGAGTCATTTTAAAAGCGTAGAATCTTGTTGATCAACTTTGTTTGAGTCAAGAACTGTTATAAGCTAttgattacaaaaattataaaaacaatgtGAATCTTGTGGTCTTATTTCATTTGCTTTTTATGTTAGACTCAATCTTGTCTGTCTGATGTTTCtaataactaaaatttcaaagaatgaTGAGGGAAATATGTCATATCTTTATGATTTTAACCATGTTTCATATCTTATGCTGTAGATTTGTCTGATAACTTCTCTGTCATAGATCGTTAGTTGTTGGTTTATACCTTTTATTCTCAAACTTGCTTAAATGAGCATTGATAACTTCTTTTAATGCCAATTTTTAATGGATAGCTCATTACTACATTATTTGTCGGGTCATTGCTCACGGTTAACAGTAAATAAGCCTTTGGTGGGTCTagtaatttatcatatatttgcTTCATGGAAGCACCTGATTGATGCTATGTCAACTAAATTATTCATTCTTCATTTTAATCGCATGTTCAATGTCTTGTTGGAATATTGAATGGTTTTCTGAATTTGGTAAATAATGTGGAAACTTATTGTTGTTCTGTTATGGGAAATCTTTTAAATGATTGCTTCTGGGAGTACCCATTTAGTGGTAAACAGTGTCCAATGTTCATATGAGATACTGAAGTTTGATAAACATAATGTGTAGTTCACTTTGTGTATTGACTgatcattttcaaatatgttttccctttttttcagATATTACATGTTAGGTTAGGCATTTGGTAAAGGAAGTGACTCTGAAGCGCTCTATTTGGAGAGTGACCCTCAGAGAGGCTTCTGGTGTGTTAGATTTGCAATCCTTTGCAGTTCTGTGGGTATAAAAGTACAATAGAGAATACCTGGTAGAATATATTGGTTTGGAGTTTTGGTTACTCTCTAGGGTATTGTTAGAATTGTAATGGTCATTAATTATTTGtgttgaattaaattattagataatcTTTAGCTTTGCACCAGCTTTTCTGGTAACATGTTAGGGTAATTATGGTATGAGTGAGAACTTGAATGGATTGAGTGTTGTGTTTGATTGGGCTGGCTGAGAAGTAAGCTTTGATATGAATTTGAAGCTACTTAGAAAATAAGCAAAACTGGATTCTTCATCTGGGTTTGATTAAATACAACATTGTAAGTATGAGGTAACCAGAATGCATAAATGCAAGCATATGATATTAATTGTTTGCACTGCAGGGCACAAGGTTACCCAAAATCTTcctttgatattttattattatgtacgTACATTTTTTAACAACCTGTGAATTATGTGGCCAAAATCTGGGATCTGACTTTTCATAATTCTGTCGTGTGTAATATGTAAATTTGGAGTTAATACATCTTGTCACACTTTGTTTATACTTGGGAAAAGGACCATTTGccatccaaattttagcctAGGTGAAAAATCCAAACTTTCATCTACGgctaaatttttgttaatttttcctGTTAAATAGGgcggtaaaatagttattttactgtttatattaaaagttataaagtgtATTACTTTTTACCctctcaggttttaaaaactaacattttatttttatctaaagtttttaaactttgaaaagtaacattttcatctctaaatatagggttttcatattttttaaagctCAGTCGTCtcccataatttttaaaaacagcAGTTTTACCTTCACTGTTCAACTCATCTTCTGTCTCttggtgcaacgaagagatttttctttatCATGCAATCTGAATGACGAAGGATGATGTTACGTCGTCTTTCGTCTGTTCTTTCAGATTTGGATGACGTTTCGTTGTGCAAATCTGAGTGACGAAGGTTCATCTTTCGTGGTCCTTTGTGGTCAGAGAAAGGATATCAGTAGAAAAAGTCGATCTTCGATGGTGGTCAAAGAAGGAAGCATACCTTAGgagtaaaatctaaacttttcaaactttgagaatgtgttgaaatgttagtttttaaaatttagaggggggaaatgataaaatgttgaagttaaattttataagtaaaatgataACTTTACCCTTAcccctaactgaaaatttagacgGTAGTTTGACTATAAATGAGAGTTTAGATTGTTTATCTCGCGTAAGTGACTTTGAGATTGGGTTAAAATttgtgtgggaaatagtctttttccctttatacTTTTCCAATAGTCACCTCGCTCTTCCATTGAAAAGTCATAATCCTAACATAACTTCTGTAACAAGAAATTATGTTGCATTTATATACTTGTTACAAAGAATTATATCCTTTTATAAAAAgtcatatatttgtatatagagttttatctttatatatacatagatgTGTCTATGTATAATATTAATGCGACTATTCATTATGTAATGcgttatttaattacatatatacaaTTAACTCCAACTTTTTAATAAGAGCAATGTTAGTAcacaaaataggtatacatcattggtgttatgtaattgaatattatttcatctttaatttaaaattatctaattatttgataataaattatcatctctaaatATGATTGGAAGGTCGATTGATGGCAGAAATAGAGATGATCATTGTAGAAGGagaaaaaagtaacttttcGAACCTTTTAatagaagaaattgttagttttttaagataagaaatgagaaatgagataaaattttaattttttaaatatttttttgttaaataataattttaatcttaaccTTAACCTCAAtagagaaatttaattttaggtatttgaaattttatgggtGGGAGTTtgaccaataaaactatgtatacatattttaaatacataaatatatatcattatgtgataagatgattttgaattaaagataaaacggTATTCAATCATGAGATAACAAAtgtaagtgtatatatatttgtatacctacAGTGGGTATATGCCAGCAAACAATGACCGAGAGACACACGCCCGTGTGCAAGTTGGCACGGGCACGTATAACAACTTATAGCCTTTTGAtagtacacatagtattgctctaatTTGACTATTCATTATAAAGTATATAAGATTTTGTTTGAACTAAAACCTTTCATACTTCATcccttgtatatatataaccatgcactatttaatcacatatacCGTTATTAGCATTATTGCAACAAAGCTTTAATTACTCTTGTGCAAATTTGGTTACATTTTGCccacttttaaaaacttttggtCTCTAATTCAATAATGCAAATCAAGAGTTTTGACATAAGATAGAAAATAACTCAATTTAACTTTCCTTTGAGATCTATTTAATTGCATTGAATCAGTGTCTTTATTAACATAAGAATCTTAATGATTTACATTAACATTACAAAGGGAAAACAAGCAAGAGGGCGaccaaggttttcaaaattacaaaaattgaattataaattataatgatttATGTTATCACAAAGTCCTACTTCCCAGTTAAGCCGAATTAAAGCTAAATCTGGGCTTGAACTTGTATACTGGATCTCCGAAAAAAGGGCCAGGTCCAGCCCATGATTTTGAGTCCTTCTCAACTTCATACTTTCAAATTTtctccatattttttatttataatccacAAATTTTGGAAACTGTGTCTTTCTAGGCATTAtgatatgattgagtattattttatttttaatttttaattacccaATCGAATAATAACAcatctttatttaaatataaggttgtatacaaaaattatacacataataaaaGCATGCAAAGTTTCATAAGAAGTGCTTCCATAGAAAGCATGTGTGAAATGAATCACTTTTAGAGTTTTGGTTGAGCCATTTTCTCACTTATAGGAATACTAAATTCATTCATTTTGTTTGCATCTTATTGATGCATGCATTGAGATTGGAGATTGCTTTTTAGATGTTGAAGTCCCCTTAAGTTATCAAATTTACATGTGTAACTTGATTGGAAACTTCCCCTTACTCttattatatgttttcttttttatacatattctttattgttttatatattatatgaatctTGTAATAGCATAATTTGAAAGAAGTTCCAACCTATACGCTTAAACTTATTAGAAATAGCATAAGGTTATTTAGTATCGGGTTTAAGTCTATCTATGACAGGTTAacttaattcatattaaatgaCTGTTCATAATAGTTGAACACATATACAATGTCTCAAAATTGTCACAGTTTTCTTAGTTAACGCAAAACCAAGTTTAcatcaaaatacaaaaaagcAAAATTGCAGAGCCTCCGATAATGTAAAAACAAATCACAGAATCTAGAAACAAGGTAAACCATCGCAAATGTATGCCATGGAAATATCAATATGCTTTAGATAATCTCAAATACAACATCAAATCCAAGTATGTTAATTTACTGTGATtcaatttacataattttgattgaaatctaACATTTAGTAAGTTCAAAGTTTAAATACAAAGATAAGGCTTAAAAATAAAGCTTACATCGGAGAAGTCTAACTATTAGTATAATGagtattaatgatgatatataattatgtaattaaatattattttatttttaatttaatatcatttattcatatgataatacattattatttatatttaaattaattttatcgtAAATAGACTCCTATTATCCATTTTGAACAAATCAATGTTGCGGGTAAGGCGTACAACAACTCATCTAGCTTTTTCATGTgttgaaaatggaaaaagaaacataaaGTGAATGCATTTCAATGTccttatttgagtttttatataCCATCtaacctttcttcttcttttgcatCTTTATGGCAAAAAACGAaggtttaaatttgttaaatatagaAAAAGGCATGCACACACATGACATTttctgataaaataaaaaattatttataggcCAGAGAAATTTCCCACTTGGAAATGAGGAGGCCAGTTCATATCACTGAAATTTATGACAACttttcaaataataacaataaatggAGACAATTTGATTAAGTCAAATGAAACCAGAAAAGTCTACCACGTTGGATTAGGAAGAAGTAGACCTCATACACCGACAGACAGACAGACACAGTCAAATATAGGTAAAATGGGTGGGTGTGAAACAAAAATAGAGAGACTTATATGGgtaataatgatttttaaaatttatactcGATTTAATGGATAAGAATTGATCTATGAGTTATTagctaatattaaattttcagtatttttcttttattttttttattttaatatatttatttcataatttttaatttttttatctccaaatatataagtattttgtGGAGAAATGAAGATTATCTGTGGATCCTTCGGATGACCTGCCCAATTTACTAAGTCGACAAAGGAGAGACGCATTGCATGTACATTAAATTTTGATGGgatgaatatttatttgataaacttgTTAAATGTATGTGGGCATGTTCATGTTCTTTTTCAGAAAAAGAAGACCTCCATTCTTGCAATGGCGGACCTGCCCTGGCGTTACCCTTTGACACTGCTGAACGAAGGGCATAATTTTTGTAATCTGGCATAGATGTGTTCTTTTCATCTTCGattgaatataaaaatcattaaatatttttaaaatcagaacGTACATTCCTTACACCAAACTTTGCACTAAAATAGCTGAGGGTGCATCAGCAgagatattaaatataataattgtttaatcTGCATTTAATTTAGATACCGCCGGCATCGAATAATTTTATAGTGTTCTTGCGTGAGGAATTATTCTCATTACTTTTTTAATAGAGcctaaattatttgattaataagttaatcaacttttatttctttatttcggTAAAGTCAGAAGATTTATGCCCACCCATGATTTATTGTATTCTAAAATTCtcattatttagattttaagattctaaaaatttatttattaattattaaagataataaaatttattaa
It contains:
- the LOC123209788 gene encoding activator of 90 kDa heat shock protein ATPase homolog 1-like; the protein is MAKYGEGDKRWIVEDRPDGANVHNWHWAETDCLEWSRNFFNQHLTNITVLNGEGNLFIKIKKLEKLEGEAYVNVRKGKIIPGYELNVTLLWEGEARDSEGGVLLKAEGSVEIPYISDENADENPEIRVIVKDEGPIGKRLKDAMWEKGKILIFEKVRGYVESMAKGGPCKEELETKKVAAKPEKKVEAGGSVVVEKKEVAKKEVKKDEKRKEGFKTITMTEKFSCRARDLYEIMMDENRWKGFTMSNAKISKEVGGEFSIFDGSVTGKNIELQEGKLIVQKWRFGSWPDGIDSTVRLTFEEPEPGVTIVKLKHVDVPQEDRYGNSTVVENTERGWRDLIFHKIRAVFGFGI